A genomic segment from Cygnus atratus isolate AKBS03 ecotype Queensland, Australia chromosome Z, CAtr_DNAZoo_HiC_assembly, whole genome shotgun sequence encodes:
- the LPAR1 gene encoding lysophosphatidic acid receptor 1 isoform X2, which translates to MDIPTNLVPSSMMSQPEVIESTAMSEPQCYYNETIAFFYNRSGKYLATEWNTVSKLVMGLGITVCIFIMLANLLVMVAIYVNRRFHFPIYYLMANLAAADFFAGLAYFYLMFNTGPNTRRLTVSTWLLRQGLIDTSLTASVANLLAIAIERHITVFRMQLHTRMSNRRVVVVIVVIWTMAIVMGAIPSVGWNCICDITHCSNMAPLYSDSYLVFWAIFNLVTFVVMVVLYAHIFGYVRQRTMRMSRHSSGPRRNRDTMMSLLKTVVIVLGQQHLKDGRRGRARKKPQYSLLCWDYQAFLLKWISETWSLSPVT; encoded by the exons TCCACAGCCATGAGTGAACCACAGTGCTACTACAATGAAACCATTGCCTTCTTTTATAACCGGAGTGGAAAATATCTAGCCACTGAATGGAACACTGTCAGCAAGCTCGTAATGGGCTTGGGGATTACCGTCTGCATCTTCATCATGCTGGCCAACCTCTTGGTTATGGTGGCTATTTATGTCAACCGCCGATTCCACTTTCCTATTTATTACTTAATGGCCAACTTAGCTGCTGCGGACTTTTTTGCAGGGCTGGCCTACTTTTACTTAATGTTTAACACAGGACCCAACACTAGAAGATTGACTGTAAGCACCTGGCTTCTCCGTCAGGGTCTCATTGACACTAGCCTGACGGCTTCTGTAGCCAATCTGTTGGCCATCGCTATCGAGCGGCACATTACAGTCTTTCGCATGCAGCTACATACTCGGATGAGCAACCGGCGAGTGGTGGTGGTAATTGTTGTTATCTGGACTATGGCCATCGTAATGGGCGCCATACCAAGTGTCGGATGGAACTGTATTTGTGATATCACTCACTGCTCCAACATGGCACCGCTCTATAGTGACTCCTACCTGGTCTTCTGGGCTATTTTCAACCTGGTCACTTTCGTGGTCATGGTGGTCCTATATGCTCATATCTTTGGGTATGTCCGCCAAAGGACTATGAGAATGTCCAGACACAGTTCTGGACCCCGCAGGAATCGGGACACGATGATGAGCCTCCTGAAGACTGTGGTCATTGTGCTTG GTCAGCAGCATTTGAAGGATGGTAGAAGAGGCAGGGCCCGTAAGAAGCCCCAGTATTCATTACTGTGTTGGGATTATCAAGCTTTTTTATTGAAATGGATATCAGAGACTTGGTCACTCAGCCCCGTGACATGA